A genome region from Deinococcus arcticus includes the following:
- a CDS encoding DsbA family oxidoreductase — MTALFSPSAPGQLRVDIWSDIACPWCYIGKRRLERALDSFEHRDRVEVVWHSFELDPSAPPVLERTMGEVLAQKYGRSPAQVQAMMDQVSGVAAAEGLTYRFEQARLGSTFLAHQLIHHAAAHGQQGAVKERLLRAYFSEGACMGDLDTLVALAAEVGLDPAEARTALAEGRHAAAVRQDETQAQALGISGVPFFVLGGKYGVSGAQDPQTLLGALQQAWAEVQPPALTVLGRADDAGTCEDGACAVPDTAGPDSVSR; from the coding sequence ATGACCGCACTCTTCTCTCCCTCGGCCCCCGGGCAGCTGCGCGTGGACATCTGGTCGGACATCGCCTGTCCGTGGTGTTATATCGGCAAACGGCGGCTGGAGCGGGCCCTGGACAGCTTTGAGCACCGTGACCGTGTGGAGGTGGTGTGGCACAGCTTTGAGCTGGACCCCAGCGCCCCGCCCGTGCTGGAGCGCACGATGGGCGAGGTGCTGGCGCAGAAATACGGCCGCAGCCCCGCGCAGGTGCAGGCCATGATGGACCAGGTGAGCGGGGTGGCCGCCGCTGAGGGCCTGACCTACCGCTTTGAGCAGGCGCGGCTGGGCAGCACCTTTCTGGCCCACCAGCTCATTCACCACGCGGCGGCCCACGGCCAGCAGGGCGCGGTGAAAGAGCGGCTGCTGCGCGCTTATTTCAGCGAGGGGGCGTGCATGGGCGACCTGGACACCCTGGTGGCCCTGGCCGCCGAGGTGGGCCTGGACCCGGCTGAGGCGCGCACCGCGCTGGCAGAGGGCCGCCACGCCGCCGCCGTGCGCCAGGACGAGACGCAGGCCCAGGCCCTGGGCATTTCGGGGGTGCCGTTTTTCGTGCTAGGCGGCAAGTACGGCGTGAGTGGCGCGCAGGACCCCCAGACGCTGCTGGGCGCCCTGCAACAGGCCTGGGCCGAGGTGCAGCCCCCTGCCCTGACGGTGCTGGGCCGCGCCGATGACGCCGGCACCTGCGAGGACGGCGCCTGCGCGGTGCCGGACACGGCCGGGCCGGACTCAGTGTCCCGGTAA
- a CDS encoding copper amine oxidase N-terminal domain-containing protein produces the protein MRFARLSSSLSPLAAQRFRTRVLALLGLLAPAVPGATLTLATPPAHAAQPLLGAVQLTFTPDDRAAYVNGAPTQWLAPPRLLGGRTMLPLRETASLLGQTLPGSGPVVQLARLSIDTRANTAALAGVPQPPGTVALVGGVTYVSARTLADALNANLTTDDGRTFTLTALRDGGNPLIPQARFSTDKTVYAPGERVVYTEYPFDPDGADITARRWTGRQDVYFQPGTYTIGLTVTNSRGLQSTPFTRTIRVEGTPIDTPLTYALKYAQPGDAFPDPQILTYPSALATPVEGPSYPLLFSDSPEVPDQSGILYQDSVVGRARLLAYHLNGLGKPARVYVMARNLESRPVEVRTERLGETAPTRLESILGQVTLLEYFASGGGTTLTLSPGQAAAVYASPTLNPGSGVNVMQDLSTSGRVELTFLILEDSLPPTAQVAQQLPYLKPDGRHVRGTFPGAVRTLRVNLGALPTRIVIGDGRVDPALTGTDALTGQGVRLAGNYGVLYDLEVNGAAGTVVALSPRGGLYRGAMNIQDGPINQTIKLPRVGNALKPDEPVLLWRAQSDRLNIDFVPSSGSNLPISLVFYRTRSLSGFGGVLKTYQP, from the coding sequence ATGCGGTTTGCCCGTCTCTCCTCTTCCCTGTCGCCCCTGGCGGCCCAGCGCTTCCGAACCCGCGTCCTGGCCCTGCTGGGCCTGCTGGCCCCCGCCGTGCCGGGCGCGACGCTGACCCTGGCCACGCCCCCTGCCCACGCCGCGCAGCCCTTACTGGGCGCCGTGCAGCTGACCTTTACCCCCGATGACCGCGCGGCCTACGTGAACGGCGCCCCCACCCAGTGGCTGGCCCCGCCCCGCCTGCTGGGTGGGCGCACCATGCTGCCGCTGCGCGAAACGGCGTCGCTGCTGGGCCAGACCCTGCCCGGCAGCGGCCCGGTGGTGCAACTGGCCCGCCTGAGCATAGATACCCGCGCGAACACGGCGGCCCTGGCCGGGGTGCCGCAGCCGCCTGGCACCGTAGCCCTGGTGGGCGGCGTGACCTACGTGAGCGCCCGCACCCTGGCCGACGCCCTGAACGCCAACCTGACCACCGACGATGGCCGCACCTTTACCCTGACTGCCTTGCGTGACGGCGGCAACCCCCTGATTCCGCAGGCGCGCTTTTCCACCGACAAGACGGTGTATGCCCCGGGCGAGCGGGTGGTGTACACCGAATACCCCTTCGACCCGGACGGCGCCGACATCACCGCGCGCCGGTGGACCGGCCGTCAGGACGTGTACTTTCAGCCCGGCACCTATACCATTGGCCTGACGGTGACCAACAGCCGGGGCCTGCAGAGCACCCCCTTTACCCGCACCATCCGGGTGGAGGGCACGCCCATTGACACGCCGCTGACCTACGCCCTGAAGTACGCCCAGCCCGGCGACGCCTTTCCCGACCCGCAGATTCTGACCTATCCCTCGGCGCTGGCCACCCCGGTGGAGGGCCCCAGTTACCCGCTGCTCTTCAGTGACAGCCCCGAGGTACCGGATCAGAGCGGCATTCTGTACCAGGACAGCGTGGTGGGCCGCGCGCGGCTGCTGGCCTATCACCTGAATGGCCTGGGCAAGCCTGCCCGCGTGTACGTGATGGCCCGCAACCTGGAAAGCCGCCCCGTGGAGGTGCGTACCGAGCGCCTGGGCGAGACGGCGCCCACCCGCCTGGAAAGCATTCTGGGGCAGGTGACGCTGCTGGAATATTTCGCTTCGGGCGGCGGCACCACCCTCACCCTCTCGCCGGGGCAGGCGGCGGCGGTGTATGCCAGCCCCACCCTGAACCCGGGCAGCGGCGTGAATGTCATGCAGGACCTGAGCACCTCGGGGCGGGTGGAGCTGACCTTTCTGATTCTGGAAGACAGCCTGCCCCCCACCGCGCAGGTGGCCCAGCAGCTGCCGTACCTGAAGCCCGACGGCCGCCACGTGCGCGGCACCTTTCCGGGCGCGGTGCGCACCCTGCGTGTGAACCTGGGCGCGCTGCCCACGCGCATTGTCATTGGCGACGGCCGGGTGGACCCTGCCCTGACCGGCACCGACGCCCTGACCGGCCAGGGCGTGCGGCTGGCGGGCAACTACGGCGTGCTGTACGACCTGGAAGTGAACGGCGCGGCCGGCACCGTGGTGGCCCTGAGCCCCCGGGGCGGGCTGTACCGGGGCGCCATGAACATTCAGGACGGTCCCATCAACCAGACCATCAAGCTGCCGCGCGTGGGCAACGCCCTGAAGCCCGACGAGCCGGTGCTGCTATGGCGGGCCCAGTCCGACCGCCTGAACATTGATTTCGTGCCCAGCAGCGGCTCGAACCTGCCGATCAGTCTGGTGTTTTACCGCACGCGCAGCCTGAGCGGGTTTGGGGGCGTGCTCAAGACCTACCAGCCGTAG
- a CDS encoding peptidoglycan-binding domain-containing protein: MTVSARSLWPLAPALLGLALAAPPSAPATTLERAATRLTQSLGGVLRNCPASFQAIGTANKQCVGVTRTVEQTRLALTGALGDDLYGVWRSKDDQRSVYNWLRTPGGTVYLRLQPDPEGRAQTLLYLDVPPGSAPASGTVPSTGAAGTAGAAGTVSSGATTSGASSAGASVRPASTPVARSAAPLAFRRTLQVQSPRLNGPDVLAVQNRLIALMRPARSGQGDGWYGPVTANTVRAFQASAGLRATGRVDRATWDALFSTAAKPFTPPPSP; this comes from the coding sequence ATGACTGTGTCTGCTCGCTCTTTGTGGCCCCTGGCCCCGGCCCTGCTGGGTTTGGCCCTGGCCGCGCCGCCCAGTGCCCCGGCCACCACCCTGGAGCGCGCCGCCACCCGGCTGACCCAGTCGCTGGGTGGCGTGCTGCGCAACTGCCCAGCCAGCTTTCAGGCCATTGGCACGGCCAACAAGCAGTGCGTGGGCGTGACCCGCACCGTGGAGCAAACGCGCCTGGCCCTCACCGGGGCGCTGGGCGACGACCTGTACGGGGTGTGGCGCAGCAAGGATGACCAGCGCAGCGTGTACAACTGGCTGCGCACCCCGGGCGGCACTGTCTACCTGCGCCTGCAGCCTGATCCCGAGGGCCGCGCCCAGACCCTGCTGTACCTGGATGTGCCGCCGGGCAGTGCGCCCGCTTCAGGGACCGTGCCCAGCACGGGCGCGGCGGGGACCGCTGGTGCGGCAGGAACCGTCTCCAGCGGGGCGACCACCAGTGGAGCCAGTTCAGCGGGGGCCAGCGTGCGGCCTGCCTCCACCCCGGTGGCCCGCTCGGCCGCGCCGCTGGCTTTCCGCCGCACCCTGCAGGTGCAAAGTCCCCGCCTGAACGGTCCCGACGTGCTGGCCGTGCAAAACCGCCTGATTGCCCTGATGCGTCCGGCCCGCAGTGGCCAGGGCGACGGCTGGTATGGGCCCGTGACTGCCAACACGGTGCGCGCGTTTCAGGCCTCGGCGGGGTTGCGGGCCACGGGCCGGGTGGACCGGGCCACCTGGGACGCGCTGTTCAGCACGGCCGCCAAGCCGTTTACCCCGCCCCCCTCGCCCTGA
- the ftsH gene encoding ATP-dependent zinc metalloprotease FtsH, whose product MKRPMWLWGVAAAVTVLLVLALWPRGRQDDLNLTDFAQALNRGEVQSAVIAYHSGTAVVTGQLNNEPYRTRTLAADPLLNLDALQARGVSVAYAAPPRLSVLGTLSVLLTLALIVGLVILLLRGRQGGGNDAASNFGRSKASVIGEGQIKLTFADVAGCDEAKADLQEVVDFLRQPERYHQLGARIPHGVLLVGPPGSGKTLLAKAVAGEARVPYFSISGSDFVEMFVGVGAARVRDLFEQARKSAPCIVFIDEIDAVGRKRGLGFQGGNDEREQTLNQLLVEMDGFGSGQEVIILAATNRPDVLDAALLRPGRFDRQVVVDAPDVRGREMILRIHARKKPLDAGVDLSVVARRTAGMVGADLENLLNEAALLAARSGRGRITMRDVDEARDRVLMGPERRSLVVREADRKVTAFHEVGHALAAQLLPHADKAHKLTIVPRGRSLGSALYTPEDRMHHTRAALLDRLCVALAGHAAEEVATGQVTTGAANDFQQATGLARRMVTEWGMSDLGGLALAQEGSAYLGGGPVQGLYSDHTAERIDSEVGRLLNGQYARAVALLQEHVHLLHRLTDELVTRESLSGEDLQTVLAGGTLPPLDAGGRPAEDSPAAAPRLSPDPA is encoded by the coding sequence TTGAAGCGCCCCATGTGGCTGTGGGGCGTGGCCGCGGCCGTGACGGTGCTTCTGGTCCTGGCCCTGTGGCCGCGTGGCCGTCAGGACGACCTGAACCTCACGGATTTTGCCCAGGCCCTGAACCGGGGAGAGGTGCAGAGTGCGGTGATTGCCTACCACAGCGGCACGGCCGTGGTCACCGGGCAGCTGAACAATGAGCCCTACCGCACCCGCACCCTGGCCGCCGATCCCCTGCTGAACCTGGACGCCCTGCAGGCCCGGGGCGTGAGCGTGGCCTACGCCGCGCCCCCCCGGCTGAGTGTGCTGGGCACCCTGAGCGTGCTGCTGACCCTGGCCCTGATCGTGGGCCTGGTGATTCTGCTGCTGCGCGGTCGCCAGGGCGGCGGCAACGACGCCGCCAGCAATTTCGGGCGGTCGAAGGCGTCGGTGATCGGGGAGGGGCAGATCAAGCTGACGTTCGCAGACGTGGCCGGCTGCGACGAGGCCAAGGCGGACCTGCAGGAAGTCGTGGACTTCCTGCGCCAGCCCGAGCGCTACCACCAGCTCGGCGCCCGCATTCCCCACGGCGTCCTCCTCGTGGGGCCCCCCGGTTCCGGCAAAACCCTCCTCGCCAAGGCCGTCGCCGGCGAGGCCCGGGTTCCCTATTTCTCCATCTCCGGCTCCGACTTCGTCGAGATGTTCGTCGGCGTCGGCGCCGCCCGCGTCCGCGACCTCTTCGAGCAGGCCCGCAAATCCGCGCCCTGCATCGTCTTTATTGACGAGATTGACGCCGTCGGCCGCAAACGTGGTCTGGGCTTCCAGGGCGGCAACGACGAGCGCGAACAGACCCTCAATCAGCTCCTCGTCGAGATGGACGGCTTTGGCAGTGGACAGGAGGTGATCATCCTGGCCGCCACCAACCGCCCCGATGTCCTGGACGCCGCGCTGCTGCGCCCGGGACGCTTTGACCGGCAGGTGGTGGTGGACGCCCCCGACGTGCGGGGGCGCGAGATGATCCTGCGCATTCACGCCCGCAAGAAACCCCTGGACGCGGGGGTGGACCTGAGTGTGGTGGCCCGGCGCACAGCGGGGATGGTGGGCGCGGACCTGGAGAATCTGCTGAATGAGGCGGCCTTGCTGGCGGCGCGCTCGGGGCGGGGACGCATCACGATGCGGGATGTGGATGAAGCCAGAGACCGGGTGCTGATGGGCCCGGAGCGGCGCAGTCTGGTGGTGCGCGAAGCCGACCGCAAGGTCACCGCCTTTCATGAGGTCGGTCACGCCCTCGCCGCCCAACTCCTCCCCCATGCGGACAAGGCCCACAAGCTCACCATCGTGCCGCGTGGGCGCAGTCTGGGTAGCGCGCTGTACACCCCGGAAGACCGGATGCACCACACCCGCGCCGCGCTGCTGGACCGCCTGTGCGTGGCGCTGGCCGGGCACGCCGCCGAGGAGGTGGCCACCGGACAGGTGACCACCGGGGCCGCCAACGACTTTCAGCAGGCCACGGGGCTGGCGCGGCGCATGGTAACCGAATGGGGCATGAGCGACCTGGGCGGGCTGGCCCTGGCGCAGGAAGGCAGCGCGTACCTGGGCGGCGGCCCGGTGCAGGGTCTGTACAGCGATCACACCGCCGAGCGCATAGACAGCGAGGTGGGGCGGCTGCTCAACGGCCAGTACGCCCGCGCCGTGGCCCTGCTGCAGGAACACGTTCATCTGCTGCACCGCCTGACCGATGAACTGGTGACCCGCGAAAGTCTGAGCGGCGAGGACCTGCAGACCGTGCTGGCCGGCGGCACCCTGCCGCCTCTGGACGCCGGAGGCCGCCCGGCCGAGGACAGCCCTGCCGCTGCGCCCCGCCTGAGCCCGGACCCGGCGTAA